The Papaver somniferum cultivar HN1 chromosome 3, ASM357369v1, whole genome shotgun sequence genome includes a region encoding these proteins:
- the LOC113355773 gene encoding beta-glucuronosyltransferase GlcAT14B-like — translation MKNSNSSILSRLLVQMEILKQQKKKKKWIFISLFILLPSSLLILTSVLANNNLNLRPRNNISPPTEKPSFVESKLSILPTSTKPVPRLAYLISGSSGDGESMKRVVKALYHPLNQYVLHLDLEASLSERLSLVKFVEDEDVFSEIGNVEVVVRANLITYRGPTMVSNTLHAAAILMKKDVEWDWFINLSASDYPLVTQDDLVHTLAAMPRNLNFLEHTSDIGWKEAQRARPVIIDPGLYSLRKSDVFWVSEKRSLPTAFKLFTGSAWIMLSRPFMEYCLWGWDNLPRTILMYYANFLSSPEGYFHTVICNTEEFRNTTVNHDLHFISWDNPPKQHPHFLTMDDYQRMISSNAPFARKFGHNEPVLDKIDSEILGRAPDGFVPGGWFNNKDNNTNTSTPHYDVSDATKLKPGPGAKRLQRLILGLLSAEDFHKKQCT, via the exons ATGAAGAACTCAAACTCTTCAATACTTTCAAGATTACTTGTTCAAATGGAAAtattaaaacaacaaaagaagaagaagaaatggattttCATATCGCTTTTCATCTTATTACCATCATCACTACTTATTTTAACTTCAGTCTTAGCTAATAACAATCTCAATCTCAGACCAAGAAATAACATTTCTCCAcctacagaaaaacccagttTTGTAGAATCAAAGCTATCAATACTACCAACATCAACAAAACCAGTACCAAGATTAGCTTATTTGATCTCTGGGTCAAGTGGAGATGGAGAAAGTATGAAGAGAGTTGTGAAAGCGTTATATCATCCATTAAATCAGTATGTGTTACATTTAGACCTTGAAGCTTCATTGAGTGAGAGATTGAGTTTAGTTaaatttgttgaagatgaagatgtttttaGTGAGATTGGTAATGTTGAAGTTGTTGTTAGAGCTAATTTGATTACTTATAGAGGACCTACTATGGTTAGTAATACACTTCATGCTGCTGCTATTTTGATGAAGAAAGATGTGGAATGGGATTGGTTTATTAATCTCAGTGCTTCTGATTATCCTTTGGTTACACAGGACG ATCTTGTTCATACCCTTGCAGCTATGCCAAGAAACCTTAACTTTCTCGAGCATACGAGTGACATTGGATGGAAAGA GGCACAGAGAGCCCGGCCAGTGATTATAGATCCAGGTTTATATAGCTTACGGAAGTCGGATGTGTTTTGGGTATCAGAAAAAAGAAGTCTACCTACAGCATTTAAGTTGTTCACAG GTTCTGCTTGGATTATGCTATCTCGTCCGTTCATGGAGTATTGTCTATGGGGATGGGACAATCTCCCAAGAACAATCCTGATGTACTACGCCAACTTCCTCTCGTCACCTGAAGGTTACTTCCACACTGTGATATGCAACACTGAAGAATTCAGAAACACCACAGTAAACCATGATCTGCATTTCATATCTTGGGACAACCCTCCCAAACAGCATCCGCATTTCCTAACCATGGATGATTACCAGAGGATGATCAGCAGCAATGCTCCTTTTGCCAGAAAATTTGGTCACAATGAGCCAGTTCTTGACAAGATTGACTCAGAAATCTTGGGCCGTGCTCCTGATGGTTTCGTTCCTGGAGGTTGGTTTAACAacaaagataataatacaaacacAAGTACTCCACATTATGATGTTTCAGATGCGACAAAACTCAAACCTGGACCAGGCGCTAAAAGACTCCAACGGCTCATCTTGGGTTTGTTGTCAGCTGAAGATTTTCATAAGAAGCAGTGTACTTAA
- the LOC113355774 gene encoding 2-alkenal reductase (NADP(+)-dependent)-like, with amino-acid sequence MEVKNRYVTVKNQLERDAEPKESDFEFKNTTISLALSDDGEVIVQNLYVSIDPYQINRMKKQSSSHKAIKSSSALSPGQVIDAYGVGRVVASTNSKFEKHDLVAGFLGWEEYSLIQGEFKLSFLRKLETSTDLPLSHQVGVLGLSGLTAYGGFYNVGRPKKGDKVFVSAASGSVGNLVGQYAKLSGCYVVGSAGNKQKVEMLKDKLGFDDAFNYKDESDLTSTLQRYFPDGIDIYFDNVGSKMLEAAIANMNPFGRVVACGAVSEYAYETNRASPNMIDVIYRRLSIQGFITPDYMKDYAEFASITSDYIRSAKLHVLEDISIGLESIPSAFVGILRGDNIGKKMVQIVERIE; translated from the exons ATGGAAGTAAAAAACAGATATGTGACAGTGAAGAATCAGTTAGAGAGAGATGCAGAACCAAAGGAGTCGGATTTTGAGTTCAAGAATACTACCATTTCACTTGCATTATCGGACGACGGCGAAGTTATAGTTCAGAATCTCTACGTATCCATTGATCCTTACCAAATTAATAGAATGAAGAAACAAAGTTCTTCTCATAAAGCCATTAAATCATCTTCTGCTCTTTCTCCCGGCcaa GTAATTGATGCTTATGGTGTTGGGAGAGTTGTGGCATCTACAAACTCAAAGTTTGAAAAACATGATTTAGTTGCAGGATTTCTAGGGTGGGAAGAGTACAGCTTAATACAAGgagaattcaagctaagttttctaagGAAGTTAGAAACCTCAACTGATCTCCCTTTGTCTCACCAAGTTGGAGTTTTAG GGTTAAGTGGGTTAACAGCTTATGGCGGGTTCTACAATGTTGGTAGGCCTAAAAAAGGAGACAAAGTTTTTGTTTCTGCAGCTTCTGGATCAGTAGGAAATCTGGTGGGACAATATGCCAAATTATCCGGTTGCTATGTCGTTGGCTCTGCCGGAAACAAGCAAAAG GTAGAAATGCTTAAAGACAAACTTGGTTTTGATGATGCATTCAACTATAAGGATGAGTCTGATCTTACCTCAACGCTTCAAAG GTACTTCCCGGATGGCATAGACATATACTTTGATAACGTAGGTTCAAAGATGTTAGAAGCTGCCATTGCTAACATGAACCCGTTCGGTAGAGTGGTTGCATGTGGTGCTGTGTCTGAATACGCCTACGAAACAAACCGAGCTTCACCAAATATGATAGATGTAATATACAGGCGCCTATCTATTCAAGGATTCATAACTCCTGATTACATGAAGGATTATGCTGAATTCGCATCAATTACATCTGATTACATTCGCAGTGCTAAACTACATGTCTTGGAGGATATCTCAATTGGTCTTGAGAGTATTCCCTCTGCTTTTGTCGGAATCCTTCGTGGTGATAACATTGGAAAAAAGATGGTTCAAATCGTTGAAAGAATAGAATGA